Proteins from a genomic interval of Xiphias gladius isolate SHS-SW01 ecotype Sanya breed wild chromosome 23, ASM1685928v1, whole genome shotgun sequence:
- the tomm5 gene encoding mitochondrial import receptor subunit TOM5 homolog, with product MFKLEGLGPKMDPEEMKKKMRQDVISSLRNFLIYVALLRATPYVLKKLDSI from the exons ATGTTCAAACTGGAAGGACTCGGACCTAAGATGGACccagaggagatgaagaagaaaatgcGACAAGACGTGATCTCATCTTTGAGAAACTTTCTAATTTACGTCGCCCTACTCAGAGCCA CTCCATATGTGTTGAAGAAGCTGGACAGCATATGA
- the LOC120785516 gene encoding zinc finger and BTB domain-containing protein 5-like has product MDFPGHFQHIFKQLNHQRLHAQLCDCLVVVGGQSFQAHRSILAACSSHFRALLSSNDSADEVGGARADGRKVGGPSVMELDPEVVTPEAFSTLLDMIYTSTLSLGASNVMDVLLAASHLHLNAVVKACKLHLSRKNFPASPPKGWRSMQQQQQCPPSQAEGSSLLQQVTSAMEKDLDEGVVRVEVSQSGGVEDQGVRRRVSGEQSAAAASSRHKRKSHEDRLGGRKKSCRLPGENYKECSPTVTSRSTVSTEEGGEDLLSPDCPKKTGGLWENRGDEEEELEEKYEATKGESEEIQLPSQSDSITGDVGAWGKDEDTDLDTVVKVKVGEEGAEEGEEPKMVVIDVKKENLSSYSPDLDPPPCPPQDCTDNLNAQVNDEKEATVASPAEGGVSPLQSQLCTDLQTDAPREAGGLGEDSVDGEGLDSLSELAFSCFLNPSAESVMGALEEEDSLASLTAAAAAAAVASDAPAATGNTGEPCQNSEEANTSSAQSSDSSSSSLVFPVTSVPLQQLLPTQSPGFSDTLILQPTQNSLAGFLSGIRPGLSLEASLVQPSRVAKSSGATTFRRIAPKVPPGSEAGTDPSSSSGSAGDAADRPPLTRASEDVLSKCKKAAAEDHVLLVEGEKKYACNICCKTFMNLTDCKKHIRVHTGEKPYPCPKCGKRFSQSSHLYKHSKNTCLNWKDDQSFPDTLL; this is encoded by the coding sequence ATGGACTTCCCAGGTCATTTCCAGCACATTTTCAAGCAGCTAAACCACCAGCGCCTCCATGCTCAGCTGTGTGACTGTCTGGTGGTGGTCGGAGGCCAGAGCTTCCAGGCTCACCGCTCCATCCTGGCAGCTTGCAGCTCTCACTTCAGAGCTCTCCTGAGCTCCAATGACAGCGCTGACGAGGTTGGAGGAGCAAGAGCGGACGGACGCAAAGTTGGAGGCCCCAGTGTGATGGAGCTAGATCCAGAGGTGGTGACCCCTGAAGCCTTCTCCACCCTGCTAGACATGATTTACACCTCCACGCTCTCCCTGGGGGCCTCCAATGTGATGGACGTGCTGTTGGCAGCCTCGCACCTGCACCTGAACGCTGTGGTGAAGGCATGCAAGCTCCACCTGTCCAGGAAAAACTTCCCCGCCTCGCCGCCTAAAGGATGGAGGTcaatgcaacagcagcagcagtgtccCCCCTCACAGGCAGAGGGGTCATCTTTGCTTCAACAGGTAACTTCTGCTATGGAGAAGGATTTAGATGAAGGGGTAGTGAGAGTTGAGGTGAGCCAGTCGGGCGGGGTTGAAGATCagggggtgaggaggagagTCAGTGGCGAGCAGAGTGCTGCAGCAGCATCCTCGAGGCATAAAAGAAAGTCCCACGAGGACAGGCTTGGCGGCAGGAAGAAAAGCTGCAGGCTGCCTGGAGAAAACTACAAGGAGTGTTCACCTACTGTTACCAGCAGAAGCACCGTCAgcacagaggagggaggagaagatcTGCTGTCGCCAGACTGCCCGAAGAAGACCGGCGGACTCTGGGAGAACCGAGgcgatgaggaggaggagctggaggagaaatACGAGGCAACCAAGGGAGAGTCAGAGGAGATCCAGCTGCCGAGCCAGTCAGACAGCATCACAGGAGATGTGGGTGCGTGGGGGAAGGATGAAGACACCGATCTAGACACGGTGGTGAAAGTAAAAGTGGGAGAAGAAGgggcagaggagggagaggagccAAAGATGGTGGTGATTgatgtgaaaaaggaaaatctaaGCTCATATTCCCCAGATTTAGATCCTCCACCATGTCCACCCCAAGACTGCACAGACAATTTGAACGCACAAGTAAATGATGAGAAAGAGGCCACAGTAGCCAGCCCAGCAGAGGGTGGTGTTAGCCCTTTACAATCTCAGCTGTGCACAGACCTTCAAACTGATGCACCCAGAGAGGCCGGAGGTTTGGGTGAGGACTCAGTCGACGGTGAAGGCCTGGACAGCCTCTCAGAACTGGCCTTCTCCTGCTTCCTCAATCCCAGTGCCGAAAGTGTCATGGGAGCTCTGGAAGAAGAAGACAGCCTAGCTAGtctcacagctgctgctgctgcagctgccgtCGCCAGCGATGCTCCTGCAGCGACTGGAAATACAGGTGAACCATGTCAAAACTCAGAAGAAGCAAACACTTCCTCTGCTCAGTCCTCtgactcctcctcttcctctcttgtttTTCCAGTTACTTCTGTCCCCTTGCAGCAACTTCTCCCAACTCAGAGCCCTGGTTTTAGTGACACGCTCATCCTGCAGCCCACCCAGAACTCTTTAGCAGGGTTTCTGAGCGGCATCAGACCGGGCCTCAGTCTGGAAGCCTCCCTCGTCCAACCCTCCAGGGTCGCGAAAAGCTCAGGGGCAACAACCTTCCGTCGCATCGCCCCCAAAGTGCCGCCTGGATCCGAGGCAGGCACAGATCCTTCCTCGTCCTCTGGATCAGCAGGGGATGCTGCTGACCGGCCGCCTCTAACCAGAGCTTCAGAGGATGTCCTGTCCAAGTGCAAGAAAGCAGCTGCCGAAGACCACGTGCTGTTAGTGGAAGGGGAGAAGAAATACGCCTGCAACATCTGCTGTAAGACATTCATGAACCTGACGGACTGTAAGAAGCATATTCGTGTCCACACAGGAGAAAAGCCCTATCCCTGTCCAAAGTGTGGCAAACGCTTCAGCCAGTCTTCCCATCTTTACAAGCACTCTAAGAATACCTGTCTAAACTGGAAAGATGATCAGTCCTTCCCAGACACTCTACTCTGA
- the grhpra gene encoding glyoxylate reductase/hydroxypyruvate reductase produces the protein MQAAGKLMKVFVTRRIPQEGMKILAAAEGCEVSLWDSDEPVPRAELLRGVQGAQGLLCLLSDKIDVEVLDAAGPNLKVISTLSVGFDHLALDEIKRRGIRVGYTPDVLTDATAELTVALLLATARRLPEGVEEVKNGGWSSWKPLWLCGYGLTGSTVGIIGLGRIGMAIAKRLMPFGVKRLLYFGRTAKAHAAEVNGEFVPLDTLASESDFIVVSCSLTPETQGLCDKAFFSKMKNTAVLVNSSRGVVLNQEDLYEALSSGQIAAAGMDVTTPEPLPTNHPLLTLKNCVVLPHIGSATYSTRGVMSELAARNLLGGLRGTEMPSELTF, from the exons ATGCAGGCGGCTGGAAAACTCATGAAGGTTTTCGTGACGAGGCGCATCCCGCAGGAGGGGATGAAGATCCTGGCGGCGGCCGAGGG GTGCGAGGTGTCTCTGTGGGACTCGGACGAACCTGTGCCGAGAGCAGAGCTTCTCAGAGGTGTGCAGGGGGCCCAGGGTCTTCTGTGTCTGCTGTCAGACAAGATCGATGTTGAGGTTCTGGATGCTGCAG GACCAAACCTAAAAGTAATCAGCACCCTGTCCGTGGGATTTGACCACTTGGCTctggatgaaataaaaagacG TGGCATACGCGTCGGATACACTCCGGATGTGCTGACTGATGCCACCGCTGAACTGACAGTAGCTCTGCTGCTGGCCACCGCTCGCAGACTACCAGAGGGAGTGGAGGAGGTCAAAAA tggTGGCTGGAGCTCATGGAAGCCTCTCTGGCTGTGTGGTTACGGACTTACCGGCAGCACAGTAGGAATCATTGGACTGGGACGCATTG GTATGGCCATTGCTAAGAGACTCATGCCTTTTGGAGTGAAGAGGCTGCTGTACTTTGGGAGAACAGCCAAGGCCCACGCCGCAGAGGTGAATGGAGAATTTG TTCCCCTGGACACGCTTGCGTCGGAGAGCGACTTCATAGTTGTTTCCTGCTCCCTGACGCCCGAAACCCAGGGGCTGTGTGACAAGGCCTTCTTCAGCAAGATGAAGAACACTGCAGTCTTAGTCAACTCAAGCAG GGGGGTTGTGCTGAACCAGGAGGATCTGTACGAGGCTTTGAGCAGCGGACAGATAGCTGCAGCTGGAATGGATGTCACAACACCTGAGCCACTCCCAACAAACCACCCCCTTCTTACACTAAAAAACTGTG TGGTGTTGCCGCACATCGGCAGTGCCACCTATTCAACAAGAGGTGTCATGTCAGAGTTGGCAGCAAGAAACCTGCTGGGTGGTTTAAGAGGCACAGAAATGCCCAGTGAACTCACCTTCTAG